The following are encoded together in the Cicer arietinum cultivar CDC Frontier isolate Library 1 chromosome 2, Cicar.CDCFrontier_v2.0, whole genome shotgun sequence genome:
- the LOC101508925 gene encoding protein RETARDED ROOT GROWTH, mitochondrial: MGGRWRRTLSVIHNLRIAPPLLSKLHFHSPLLSKPHFPSPFFTNRFLTVAAAIPCHLDPDPLHLDGAPENDPSVKIPIKAFFLSTSINLKGIQADNPRNIVPPSSRSALNYVALRFCNFNLDANGPGFHVKASNCRYMVVYQYGSAVLFNIEDHEVDAYLQLVTRHASGLLSEMRKDDYAIREKPQLVEDMQGGPDYIVLKSLDTDGIRLIGSVLGQSIALDYFVSQVDGLVEEFAGINRGMEKTGTFTMDKKKLLQLVGKANSNLADVILKVGLFERSEIAWRDAKYAQIYEYLREEYEVAQRFGNLDFKLKFVEHNIHFLQEVLQNRKSDFLEWCIIGLLTIENVISLYEILKDSNAVS, from the exons ATGGGTGGAAGATGGAGAAGAACCCTCTCCGTTATACATAACCTCCGCATAGCACCgcctttgctatccaaactccACTTTCATTCACCTTTACTATCCAAACCCCACTTTCCCTCCCCTTTTTTCACCAACCGTTTTCTCACTGTTGCTGCTGCAATCCCTTGTCATCTCGACCCGGATCCACTTCATCTGGATGGAGCCCCGGAAAATGATCCATCTGTTAAAATCCCCATTAAGGCCTTTTTCCTCTCCACCAG TATAAATTTAAAAGGCATCCAGGCTGACAATCCGAGAAACATTGTACCTCCATCTTCCCGATCAGCATTAAACTACGTTGCTCTTCGGTTCTGCAACTTTAATTTGGACGCCAAT GGACCTGGATTTCACGTGAAAGCGAGCAACTGTCGTTATATGGTTGTGTACCAGTATGGATCTGCTGTTTTGTTTAACATTGAGGACCATGAAGTGGATGCTTACCTGCAATTAGTTACGAGGCACGCATCTGGTTTACTTTCAGAGATGAGGAAAGATG ATTATGCAATAAGGGAGAAACCACAATTAGTTGAGGATATGCAAGGGGGTCCAGACTACATAGTTCTGAAATCTTTAGACACCGACGGTATTCGTTTAATTGGAAGTGTGCTTGGACAAAGCATAGCCCTGGATTATTTTGTCTCACAG GTTGATGGTTTAGTTGAAGAGTTTGCAGGCATAAATCGAGGAATGGAGAAAACCGGAACTTTCACAATGGATAAAAAGAAGCTGCTTCAGCTTGTTGGGAAGGCTAACTCGAATTTGGCCGACGTTATTCTTAAAGTTGGTCTCTTCGAAAG GTCAGAAATTGCTTGGAGGGATGCAAAGTATGCTCAAATATATGAGTATCTTAGGGAGGAGTACGAAGTAGCGCAGCGCTTTGGAAACCTTGATTTCAAATTGAAATTTGTAGAG CACAACATTCATTTTTTACAAGAAGTTCTCCAGAACAGGAAGTCAGACTTCTTGGAATGGTGCATTATTGGTCTATTGACAATTGAAAATGTTATATCCCTATACGAGATTCTAAAAGATTCAAATGCAGTGTCATAG
- the LOC101492137 gene encoding uncharacterized protein At5g01610 — MEKALTKVTSLKIGLGDSWFTKKAKQEFSNISQDITTFSNTVEEKAKWVFNKLKGKPLKSLPDLLREYNLPPGLFPQNTICYEFDEIKGKLIVYLPSACEVSFKDSSVLRYATRVKGVLTRGKLSAIEGMKTKVLVWVKVTSVAVEGYKSDKVWVTAGVKKSRPKDAYDTPRDAVRVSEF; from the exons ATGGAGAAAGCTCTCACTAAAGTCACAAGCTTGAAGATTGGACTTGGAGACTCATGGTTTACAAAGAAAGCCAAACAAGAGTTCTCTAACATCTCTCAAGATATCACT ACTTTCTCAAATACAGTAGAAGAGAAGGCGAAGTGGGTTTTCAACAAACTAAAAG GTAAGCCGCTGAAAAGCTTACCAGATCTCCTCCGAGAGTACAATTTACCCCCCGGGCTATTTCCTCAAAACACAATCTGTTACGAGTTTGACGAAATCAAGGGTAAGCTAATTGTGTACTTGCCATCAGCATGTGAGGTAAGCTTCAAGGATTCCTCTGTACTGAGATATGCGACCCGAGTCAAAGGGGTTCTTACAAGGGGAAAACTTTCAGCAATAGAGGGAATGAAAACAAAAGTTCTTGTATGGGTTAAGGTGACAAGTGTGGCAGTTGAAGGTTATAAATCTGATAAGGTGTGGGTTACTGCTGGTGTAAAGAAGTCGAGGCCAAAGGATGCTTACGATACGCCTCGCGATGCTGTTAGAGTATCGGAATTCTGA
- the LOC101492480 gene encoding chorismate mutase 3, chloroplastic isoform X1: MESLLQLHHHHAHIASKSSKSISHVPSQVTIFLQSSPISSLSCRPLQLQASSSSHPSSFQSRDAGKVRVDESRSLTLDRIRHSLIRQEDSIIFSLLERAQYSYNANTYDHDAFLTDDFNGSLVEYMVCQTEKLHSKVGRYDSPDEHAFFPTYLPEALLPPLKYPQVLHHCGNSININKKIWNMYFKDLLPRLVKEGDDGNCGSAAVCDTLCLQALSKRIHYGKFVAEAKFQERPSVFEAAIKVKDTKRLLELLTYETVEASVQKRVEMKARTYGQVVKIDDTGDIVDPVYKIKPSLIGNLYGDWIMPLTKEVQVEYLLKRLD; this comes from the exons TCAAGTTACCATTTTTCTTCAATCATCACCCATTTCATCACTGTCGTGTCGCCCTCTTCAACTTCAAGCTTCTTCCTCTTCTCACCCTTCTTCATTTCAATCCAG AGATGCAGGTAAAGTAAGGGTGGATGAAAGTAGGAGCTTGACTTTAGACAGAATCAGGCACTCTCTAATTAGGCAAGAGGATAGCATAATATTCAGTCTTTTGGAGAGAGCTCAGTATTCTTATAATGCAAACACGTATGACCATGATGCATTCCTCACAGATGATTTTAACGGCTCTTTGGTTGAATACATGGTCTGCCAAACTGAAAAGCTTCATTCGAAG GTGGGAAGATATGATAGTCCAGATGAGCATGCTTTCTTTCCTACATACTTACCAGAGGCACTGCTTCCACCTTTGAAGTACCCACAG GTTCTGCATCACTGTGGCAATTCAATCAATATAAACAAGAAGATTTGGAATATGTATTTTAAGGATCTCCTCCCAAGATTGGTAAAAGAAGGAGATGATGGTAACTGTGGATCAGCTGCGGTTTGTGACACTCTTTGCTTGCAG GCTCTCTCAAAAAGAATCCACTATGGAAAATTTGTTGCTGAGGCAAAGTTTCAAGAACGCCCTTCTGTATTTGAGGCTGCAATTAAAGTGAAA GATACGAAACGGCTGCTGGAGTTGTTGACGTATGAAACAGTGGAGGCATCGGTGCAGAAGAGAGTAGAAATGAAGGCAAGAACATATGGTCAAGTGGTAAAGATCGATGATACAGGTGATATAGTTGATCCTGTATATAAAATCAAGCCAAGTTTGATTGGCAATCTTTATGGAGATTGGATAATGCCCCTCACAAAAGAAGTTCAGGTAGAATACTTGTTGAAAAGACTTGATTAA
- the LOC101492480 gene encoding chorismate mutase 3, chloroplastic isoform X2 — protein sequence MHTLLQNQANPFLMFLLKLPFFFNHHPFHHCRVALFNFKLLPLLTLLHFNPGKVRVDESRSLTLDRIRHSLIRQEDSIIFSLLERAQYSYNANTYDHDAFLTDDFNGSLVEYMVCQTEKLHSKVGRYDSPDEHAFFPTYLPEALLPPLKYPQVLHHCGNSININKKIWNMYFKDLLPRLVKEGDDGNCGSAAVCDTLCLQALSKRIHYGKFVAEAKFQERPSVFEAAIKVKDTKRLLELLTYETVEASVQKRVEMKARTYGQVVKIDDTGDIVDPVYKIKPSLIGNLYGDWIMPLTKEVQVEYLLKRLD from the exons TCAAGTTACCATTTTTCTTCAATCATCACCCATTTCATCACTGTCGTGTCGCCCTCTTCAACTTCAAGCTTCTTCCTCTTCTCACCCTTCTTCATTTCAATCCAG GTAAAGTAAGGGTGGATGAAAGTAGGAGCTTGACTTTAGACAGAATCAGGCACTCTCTAATTAGGCAAGAGGATAGCATAATATTCAGTCTTTTGGAGAGAGCTCAGTATTCTTATAATGCAAACACGTATGACCATGATGCATTCCTCACAGATGATTTTAACGGCTCTTTGGTTGAATACATGGTCTGCCAAACTGAAAAGCTTCATTCGAAG GTGGGAAGATATGATAGTCCAGATGAGCATGCTTTCTTTCCTACATACTTACCAGAGGCACTGCTTCCACCTTTGAAGTACCCACAG GTTCTGCATCACTGTGGCAATTCAATCAATATAAACAAGAAGATTTGGAATATGTATTTTAAGGATCTCCTCCCAAGATTGGTAAAAGAAGGAGATGATGGTAACTGTGGATCAGCTGCGGTTTGTGACACTCTTTGCTTGCAG GCTCTCTCAAAAAGAATCCACTATGGAAAATTTGTTGCTGAGGCAAAGTTTCAAGAACGCCCTTCTGTATTTGAGGCTGCAATTAAAGTGAAA GATACGAAACGGCTGCTGGAGTTGTTGACGTATGAAACAGTGGAGGCATCGGTGCAGAAGAGAGTAGAAATGAAGGCAAGAACATATGGTCAAGTGGTAAAGATCGATGATACAGGTGATATAGTTGATCCTGTATATAAAATCAAGCCAAGTTTGATTGGCAATCTTTATGGAGATTGGATAATGCCCCTCACAAAAGAAGTTCAGGTAGAATACTTGTTGAAAAGACTTGATTAA